In Fusarium oxysporum Fo47 chromosome VII, complete sequence, the following proteins share a genomic window:
- a CDS encoding uncharacterized protein (expressed protein), whose translation MNSRPEVSRGTRRRRRYRTPISCRPCRQSKLRCDRQTPCASCRRRDCVAQCRYTHERMTPAAQPDDSSHPTNNSQPSPLSGPLRSPNSSPRDETISSQPSPPSVSSAFCDASQQQQQDQLRRNLYQDFTQSHWDAVLQRPIDYTRRSTLAAQGTLNQPEALYFPFPLASEVTVNDLTSALPPRESCEYLIIQYFTRISPFFHILHGPTFQKQFAAFFRDTASCDLSWLALLFLICSATLKTIDESDDVINSIAPNRFLVRYRLRTLEALLVLVYTISHNEGAEQSWVMLGMASNIGIALQCNAAKPNPNLTFIERERRRRCWAGILLLHTYQAILFRDVDMSSLIHDYTTMPANVNDTDILNDRILQPSTQPTQMSGMIFKISLLRLSARICKEHSDVTPLTEGRLVALDAEIASEQQRWASVFLVDGAPSLLDSSSYALWSRQKCIASSLVLLDIHRKWTELPRLRSYRWYAYGVVGSCALHGAVTLASCLLEQTDQEIDTSAERKAFDAAVLRLSKLQERSSLYVKAYPVLRQLQSMLSPDSIPWSSEAAQEFETNFDDWIDNVQWLDPESIDWNFWEEILKSGLSEVPS comes from the exons ATGAATTCAAGGCCCGAGGTCTCACGTGGAACGCGAAGGCGGCGCCGATACCGTACGCCCATCAGCTGCCGGCCTTGTCGGCAGAGCAAACTACGCTGCGACCGCCAGACTCCCTGCGCATCATGTAGGCGCAGAGACTGTGTCGCGCAATGCAGGTACACCCATGAGAGAATGACGCCCGCAGCTCAGCCAGATGACAGCAGCCATCCTACCAACAACAGCCAACCTTCACCCTTGTCAGGGCCTCTGCGATCACCAAATAGCTCCCCCAGGGATGAAACCATTAGTTCACAGCCCTCTCCCCCCTCAGTATCCTCGGCGTTTTGCGACGCTagccaacaacagcaacaagaccaacTACGGCGCAACCTCTACCAAGACTTTACTCAGTCTCACTGGGATGCAGTGCTGCAGAGACCTATTGATTATACCAGGCGTTCCACCCTTGCAGCTCAGGGCACCCTTAATCAACCAGAAGCTTTGTATTTCCCATTTCCTCTTGCTTCCGAGGTTACAGTCAATGATCTGACCAGCGCCTTGCCACCTCGCGAGTCGTGTGAGTATCTAATCATTCAGTACTTCACCCGCATATCTCCCTTCTTCCATATACTTCACGGACCGACTTTCCAGAAGCAGTTTGCAGCCTTTTTCAGAGACACAGCCAGTTGCGACTTATCATGGCTGGCGCTGCTTTTTCTCATATGTTCTGCCACTCTAAAAACCATCGATGAAAGCGACGATGTCATCAATTCCATCGCGCCAA ATAGATTTCTAGTTCGTTATCGCTTGAGGACCCTGGAGGCATTGCTTGTCCTTGTTTACACAATCAGTCATAACGAGGGAGCTGAACAAAGCTGGGTCATGCTCG GGATGGCGTCGAATATTGGCATAGCGTTACAATGTAATGCAGCCAAGCCAAATCCAAATCTAACTTTCATTGAAAGAGAACGTCGCAGACGATGCTGGGCCGGTATACTTCTCTTACATACTTACCAGGCTATTCTATTTAGAGATGTCGATATGTCATCTCTTATACATGATTATACAACCATGCCCGCAAACGTCAACGATACCGATATCTTGAACGATCGGATTCTTCAACCTTCGACACAGCCGACGCAGATGTCTGGTATGATATTCAAGATATCCCTATTACGGCTTTCGGCACGCATTTGTAAAGAGCATTCAGACGTGACACCACTCACTGAAGGTCGGCTTGTGGCTCTGGATGCTGAGATAGCCTCCGAGCAACAACGCTGGGCTTCCGTATTTCTCGTGGATGGAGCACCAAGTCTCCTTGACTCATCCAGCTACGCTCTGTGG TCGAGACAGAAGTGCATCGCATCAAGCTTAGTACTTCTTGACATTCATCGGAAATGGACGGAGCTTCCCCGTTTGAGAAGCTACAGATGGTATGCATATGGCGTGGTTGGATCTTGCGCTCTACATGGCGCTGTTACATTGGCGTCATGTCTTCTGGAACAAACGGATCAAGAAATTGATACATCTGCCGAGAGAAAGGCATTTGATGCCGCAGTCCTCCGTCTAAGCAAGTTACAAGAACGAAGTTCCCTATATGTAAAAGCATACCCGGTTCTTCGTCAGCTACA GTCAATGCTCTCTCCAGACAGCATCCCCTGGTCTTCTGAAGCTGCTCAGGAATTTGAAACTAATTTTGATGACTGGATAGATAACGTGCAGTGGCTCGACCCCGAGTCCATAGATTGG AACTTCTGGGAAGAGATTTTGAAGTCGGGGCTAAGTGAGGTTCCCTCTTGA
- a CDS encoding chaperonin 10-like protein, with protein MKEALVSKGPTVQIIESPMPEPNGDQVLIKVVVSGSNPKDWKVPEYHGITTNSGDDIAGIVTKVGFNVTEFKPGDRVAALHEVFKPHGSYAEYAIAWAYTTFHIPKETTFEEAAAIPLTAMTAALSLYQRLGLPQPWQPAQEPMPLIIYGAASAVGAYAVQLAKQSNIHPLITVAGRALDYVESLIDRTKGDTIIDYRAGDDAVVEGLKKALGNNPAMYALDAVSDNGSYVNIGKVLGHGAKITFVLPGKEYPGIPENVEQTVTSVGIVHEDNLASQNFAFVYFRLFGRGLQEGWLKPQRQEIVPGGLAGIQPALDKLKAGKASGVKYVFRISDTEGIEK; from the exons ATGAAGGAAGCTCTGGTATCGAAAG GCCCTACGGTTCAGATCATCGAATCCCCAATGCCCGAGCCCAATGGCGACCAGGTCTTGATCAAAGTTGTTGTTAGCGGCTCAAACCCCAAAGACTGGAAGGTTCCGGAGTACCACGGAATTACAACCAATTCTGGCGACGACATTGCTGGCATCGTTACCAAAGTCGGCTTCAATGTCACTGAATTTAAGCCCGGCGACCGTGTGGCGGCACTCCACGAGGTGTTTAAGCCACACGGCAGCTACGCCGAGTACGCCATCGCATGGGCATACACTACTTTCCATATTCCCAAAGAGACGACGTTCGAAGAAGCAGCCGCGATCCCTCTCACAGCTATGACTGCCGCTCTCAGTCTGTACCAGCGCCTCGGACTTCCTCAGCCGTGGCAACCTGCTCAGGAGCCCATGCCCTTGATTATTTATGGGGCTGCGTCTGCGGTGGGGGCTTATGCAGTTCAGCTAGCAAAGCAGAGTAATATCCATCCACTAATCACAGTTGCAGGAAGGGCACTCGACTACGTGGAGTCACTCATTGATCGCACCAAGGGAGATACCATCATCGACTACAGAGCTGGCGATGACGCGGTCGTGGAAGGCCTTAAGAAGGCTCTTGGTAACAACCCAGCCATGTACGCGCTGGACGCCGTCTCAGATAATGGCAGCTACGTCAATATCGGCAAGGTGCTGGGACATGGAGCTAAAATCACCTTTGTATTGCCAGGGAAGGAATACCCAGGTATCCCGGAGAATGTTGAACAGACCGTAACGAGTGTGGGCATAGTGCACGAAGACAACCTCGCCAGTCAAAATTTTGCTTTCGTGTATTTCCGCCTCTTCGGGCGGGGGTTGCAAGAAGGGTGGCTCAAGCCGCAGAGACAGGAGATCGTGCCGGGTGGATTGGCAGGGATTCAGCCGGCACTTGATAAACTGAAAGCTGGCAAAGCGAGTGGAGTCAAATATGTGTTTCGTATTTCCGATACTGAGGGGATTGAGAAGTAA
- a CDS encoding chaperonin 10-like protein yields the protein MRAILSNRSIATRLLNAATNKTACGQGGRIENDVAVPSISPDEILVKVKAVALNPTDFKHLDVVAPPNSIIGCDYAGEVHLVGENVTTKWQIGDRIAGVVHGGLFPDRGAFAEYLKTDADLAWKIPDDICDADAATYGISAVTALLSLNIRHGLPWANERASPIDEAIFIYAGSTSAGLYHIQLAKAAGYKVIATASPRSFDLVKSYGADAVFDYKSPTVVSDITKEFPAITKAVDCFSEGKSTEIAAEVIKNKGGKVVTLLSNGKPRHPGVVYELVMMYTAFGRRFQWLPPVGPKFEAKPDDREALARFYALLPQLTEILKPIPTTEIKGGFDGILEGLNMLRSGHVSGGKLIVKL from the coding sequence ATGCGTGCCATCTTATCTAATCGCAGCATTGCCACTAGGCTCCTCAATGCTGCTACAAACAAAACTGCCTGTGGCCAGGGCGGTCGGATCGAAAACGATGTTGCCGTTCCCAGCATCTCTCCGGACGAAATCCTCGTCAAGGTCAAAGCAGTTGCACTAAACCCGACCGATTTCAAGCACCTCGACGTAGTGGCTCCGCCAAACTCTATCATAGGCTGTGATTATGCCGGGGAGGTCCACCTGGTTGGCGAGAACGTCACGACAAAGTGGCAGATTGGTGATCGTATAGCTGGTGTCGTGCATGGAGGTCTTTTCCCAGACCGAGGCGCATTTGCGGAATACCTGAAGACTGACGCCGACCTCGCATGGAAAATTCCCGATGATATCTGCGATGCGGATGCAGCAACGTATGGAATCTCTGCTGTAACGGCTCTACTAAGTCTTAATATTCGGCATGGTCTGCCCTGGGCCAACGAAAGGGCAAGCCCGATAGATGAAGCTATCTTTATTTACGCAGGATCAACGAGTGCTGGCTTGTATCACATTCAACTTGCGAAGGCTGCGGGGTACAAAGTTATTGCGACTGCGTCGCCGCGCTCATTCGACTTGGTTAAGAGCTACGGCGCGGACGCGGTATTTGACTACAAATCTCCGACAGTTGTGAGCGATATTACGAAGGAGTTCCCAGCTATTACTAAGGCTGTGGATTGCTTCTCTGAGGGTAAATCCACGGAGATTGCCGCGGAGGTCATCAAAAACAAGGGCGGCAAGGTTGTGACGCTGCTTTCTAACGGCAAGCCGCGTCATCCAGGCGTTGTGTATGAGCTCGTCATGATGTATACGGCATTTGGACGGCGATTTCAATGGCTCCCACCAGTTGGCCCTAAATTTGAGGCAAAGCCCGACGACCGCGAGGCACTCGCTCGTTTTTATGCGTTGCTGCCCCAGCTGACTGAAATATTGAAGCCAATCCCAACCACTGAAATCAAAGGTGGATTTGATGGTATTTTGGAAGGACTCAATATGCTCCGATCTGGTCACGTTTCAGGTGGCAAACTTATAGTGAAGCTCTAA
- a CDS encoding ubiquinone biosynthesis protein COQ7-domain-containing protein — MPIHNSFPRALYKAWPLLSPPLAWKASFANVSRRFTTSERTHQSVECSLRKPKRKPLTPEQQDYISAAIRVNQAGELGAVLIYAAQTPIVVKQHPELRQLMQHMYYQEVGHLSTFNNLITEHRIRPTVMYPLWQALATGLGWATAMMGKEVAMACTEAVEKEIGTHYNEQVQEVIKIIQGWEEEGYEAGPEILELLQTLRRIRDEELEHLDHAVDHDAKKAPLHDLLTGFVRASCRGAIFFLSYAKKKGMT; from the exons ATGCCGATTCATAATAGCTTCCCGAGGGCTTTATATAAGGCTTGGCCACTATTATCACCTCCTCTCGCTTGGAAAGCCTCATTTGCCAATGTTTCGAGAAGATTTACAACTAGCGAACGAACGCATCAGTCTGTGGAATGTTCTCTGAGGAAGCCCAAACGGAAACCTCTGACGCCAGAGCAGCAGGATTACATTTCTGCAGCA ATCCGCGTGAATCAAGCAGGAGAATTAGGCGCTGTCCTTATCTACGCTGCCCAGACTCCCATTGTGGTAAAGCAACATCCGGAACTGCGGCAGCTTATGCAACACATGTATTATCAAGAAGTTGGCCATCTAAGCACCTTCAATAATCTGATAACAGAACATCGAATCCGTCCAACTGTTATGTATCCTTTGTGGCAGGCCCTCGCAACAGGACTTGGGTGGGCAACGGCAATGATGGGAAAGGAAGTTGCTATGGCATGCACTGAAGCTGTGGAAAAAGAGATCGGTACTCATTACAATGAACAGGTCCAGGAGGTGATAAAAATCATACAGGGCTGGGAGGAAGAGGGCTATGAGGCGGGACCTGAGATCCTTGAATTACTTCAGACGCTGCGTCGTATTCGGGATGAGGAACTCGAGCACCTTGACCACGCGGTTGACCATGACGCTAAAAAGGCCCCACTGCATGACTTATTGACCGGTTTTGTCCGAGCATCCTGTAGAGGGGCAATTTTT TTCCTATCATACGCGAAGAAAAAGGGCATGACTTGA